The following are from one region of the Gammaproteobacteria bacterium genome:
- a CDS encoding N-acylneuraminate cytidylyltransferase: MRWVAFMPLRANSKSIVDKNVRAIAGRPLFAWSLEQAIASRCFDEIYVASDSARIREKVLDEFPAGVTVLDRSAETCTDTASTESAMLEFKQRVAFDVLCLIQATSPLTRAEDFIAAKQKFLNEHLDSLLTAVQSKRFYWTGDGTPINYDPLKRPRRQDFAGCLMENGAFYFTRRRILEDFGNRLSGRIGVHEMAAETAIEIDDETDWIIVEQLLLRQKLMKLSAYAGQVKMLVLDVDGTFTDGGMYYGPEGEALKKFNTRDAHGLQLLRKNGIGVCVMSGEKSPAVAARMKKLGIEEYYPGVNDKLPQLKELAKRKGIALQDIAYIGDDLCDLACLENAGFTCCPADAVPEVLQIARYVCDHSGGHGAVREVCDLILKMKNSGQITA; this comes from the coding sequence ATGCGCTGGGTTGCTTTTATGCCGTTGCGTGCCAATTCAAAATCCATTGTCGATAAAAATGTGCGTGCTATCGCAGGACGGCCATTATTCGCATGGAGCCTGGAACAGGCAATTGCTTCGCGGTGTTTCGACGAAATTTACGTGGCGAGTGATTCTGCGAGAATCCGCGAGAAAGTGCTGGATGAATTTCCGGCAGGGGTGACGGTTCTGGATCGTTCTGCCGAAACTTGTACCGACACGGCCAGCACGGAAAGCGCCATGCTCGAGTTTAAACAGCGCGTCGCTTTTGATGTTTTATGCTTAATTCAGGCCACTTCGCCGCTCACGCGCGCAGAAGATTTCATTGCGGCCAAGCAGAAGTTTCTGAATGAACATCTCGATTCCTTATTGACGGCGGTACAATCCAAGCGGTTTTACTGGACTGGCGACGGTACGCCGATCAATTACGACCCGCTCAAGCGTCCGCGGCGCCAGGATTTTGCTGGCTGCTTGATGGAAAATGGCGCTTTCTATTTCACCCGGCGAAGAATACTGGAGGATTTTGGTAACCGGCTTAGCGGGCGTATCGGTGTCCATGAGATGGCAGCGGAAACGGCGATTGAGATCGACGATGAAACCGACTGGATCATCGTTGAACAGTTGTTGCTGCGGCAAAAATTGATGAAGCTCAGCGCATACGCCGGGCAAGTGAAAATGCTGGTTCTGGATGTCGACGGCACCTTTACGGATGGCGGCATGTACTATGGACCGGAGGGTGAAGCGTTGAAGAAATTCAACACGCGCGATGCGCATGGTTTACAACTGCTGCGCAAGAACGGCATCGGCGTTTGTGTCATGAGCGGCGAAAAAAGCCCTGCCGTTGCGGCGAGAATGAAAAAGCTCGGCATCGAGGAATACTATCCAGGGGTCAACGACAAACTTCCGCAGTTGAAAGAACTGGCAAAACGAAAAGGGATTGCGCTGCAAGACATTGCCTATATCGGTGACGATCTCTGCGATTTGGCATGCCTCGAAAATGCAGGTTTTACCTGTTGTCCGGCCGATGCGGTGCCGGAAGTTTTGCAAATAGCCCGTTATGTTTGTGACCATTCCGGTGGTCACGGTGCCGTGCGTGAAGTGTGCGATCTTATTTTAAAAATGAAAAATTCCGGTCAGATTACTGCGTAG
- a CDS encoding MEKHLA domain-containing protein, with the protein MQIDWIHPEIVQWCQYLLNSYARWTKQELIERSGTPLEQAERLFNSPFVVASHGTEDDPVLNYGNRTALDLWAMNWQQFTQTPSRLTAEPATREERARMLEQVKTQGYISGYSGIRISSTGRCFLAEQITIWNIHKPDGTTIGQGATFATWKYLR; encoded by the coding sequence ATGCAAATTGACTGGATACATCCTGAAATTGTGCAATGGTGCCAGTATCTACTCAACAGCTACGCGCGCTGGACCAAACAGGAATTGATTGAACGCAGCGGCACACCGCTGGAACAAGCGGAGCGACTGTTCAACAGCCCGTTCGTAGTGGCATCGCACGGCACGGAAGACGATCCGGTATTAAATTACGGTAATCGCACAGCACTTGATTTATGGGCAATGAATTGGCAGCAATTCACTCAAACGCCATCCCGTTTGACAGCCGAACCCGCCACACGTGAAGAACGCGCACGTATGCTGGAGCAGGTAAAAACACAAGGCTATATTTCTGGCTATAGTGGAATCAGAATATCCAGTACCGGACGGTGTTTTCTCGCTGAGCAGATCACCATCTGGAATATACATAAACCCGATGGCACAACAATCGGGCAAGGCGCTACTTTCGCCACGTGGAAATATTTGCGTTAG
- a CDS encoding endonuclease/exonuclease/phosphatase family protein, translated as MPNTSLKVLTYNIHKGFSATNLHFILHEIKNLLRNINADVVFLQEVQGERNKSNHRFTDWPNSRQFEFLADQVWHHFAYGKNAIYKSGHHGNAILCKYPFIEWENINVSFLKSASRSLLHGTIQIPGSAQKIHIICVHLGLFGQEREHQLATLVKRINSHVPANGPLIIAGDFNDWRGRAEHFLHRGLGVKEVFKITRGTYARTFPSWLPVLSMDRIYYRGLDIVNCDRLHGQPWRRLSDHIPLLAEFRLI; from the coding sequence ATGCCCAATACTTCACTTAAAGTTCTAACTTATAATATTCACAAAGGGTTCAGCGCCACCAATTTGCATTTCATTCTTCACGAAATCAAGAATTTATTGAGAAATATCAATGCCGATGTAGTATTTCTGCAAGAAGTGCAAGGTGAACGCAATAAATCGAACCATCGTTTCACTGATTGGCCCAATAGCCGGCAGTTTGAGTTTCTTGCCGATCAAGTTTGGCACCATTTCGCTTACGGCAAGAATGCCATTTACAAATCCGGCCATCACGGCAATGCAATTTTATGCAAATATCCCTTCATCGAATGGGAAAATATTAATGTTTCATTTTTAAAATCGGCCAGCCGAAGTCTTCTGCACGGCACGATCCAGATTCCCGGCAGCGCTCAGAAAATTCACATCATCTGTGTACATTTGGGATTATTCGGACAAGAGCGAGAACACCAGCTCGCAACGCTGGTAAAGCGTATCAATTCGCATGTTCCGGCAAATGGACCGCTCATTATCGCTGGAGATTTCAATGACTGGCGCGGCCGTGCCGAGCATTTCTTGCATCGTGGTTTGGGTGTTAAGGAAGTTTTCAAAATCACCCGCGGCACGTATGCACGCACCTTTCCTTCCTGGTTGCCGGTATTATCAATGGATCGAATTTACTACCGTGGCCTGGATATCGTTAATTGCGATCGCTTGCACGGCCAGCCCTGGCGGCGTTTATCCGATCATATTCCGCTGCTTGCTGAATTCCGCTTAATTTAA
- a CDS encoding glycosyltransferase — MDNQVTPAAEKSIDVVIPVYNAPELTKRCIDSVVTHLGQSIQHVLIQDDASDRETREMLDHLPYAGVEVCHAEKNQGFGLTVNAAVNRSNAFYVLILNSDTEVNQNILPQLCAAFDADDKLAAIIPAGNSYDNFDFSRYVLREGNYVQTYYLRGHAILIRRDAFLAVGGFDATFGRGYYEDIDLGRRLDLNGWRFGVHPEAHIYHKGAGSFGDDRITLARRNRAVYLSRYPKARQNIMLLSGNCALADFSDDLLKAIDQVFHVGGSVHWFTPLQPTRLICLQMYGHALRLHSVINVLSRGWQRADRRVTAIWIMPGVSFLLRGLLTVWARWQNLKILFIEETVAHDPVRNSE; from the coding sequence ATGGACAATCAAGTGACACCGGCTGCCGAAAAATCTATCGATGTCGTGATTCCGGTTTATAACGCGCCGGAGCTGACAAAGCGTTGCATTGATTCAGTCGTCACGCACCTTGGACAATCCATACAACATGTACTCATTCAGGATGATGCGTCCGACCGTGAAACGCGCGAGATGCTGGATCATTTGCCGTATGCAGGTGTAGAAGTTTGCCACGCGGAAAAGAATCAGGGCTTCGGTTTGACAGTCAATGCTGCCGTCAATCGCTCGAATGCTTTTTATGTACTGATTCTAAATTCGGATACCGAAGTCAATCAAAACATTCTGCCGCAGCTATGTGCGGCATTTGATGCCGACGACAAGCTGGCGGCCATTATTCCGGCCGGTAATAGTTATGACAACTTCGATTTCAGCCGCTATGTGCTGCGCGAGGGAAATTATGTTCAGACTTATTATCTCCGCGGACATGCGATTTTGATCCGCCGCGATGCCTTTCTGGCGGTCGGCGGCTTTGATGCCACATTCGGCCGCGGCTATTACGAAGATATCGACCTTGGCCGTCGCCTTGATTTAAACGGCTGGCGATTTGGCGTTCACCCTGAAGCGCATATTTATCATAAAGGTGCAGGATCGTTTGGCGATGATCGCATCACTCTGGCACGGCGTAACCGGGCTGTGTACTTGTCGCGCTATCCCAAGGCGCGGCAGAATATTATGTTACTTTCGGGTAACTGCGCATTGGCGGATTTTAGCGACGATTTACTTAAAGCAATCGATCAAGTATTTCATGTGGGCGGCTCCGTTCATTGGTTCACGCCGCTACAACCCACCCGGTTAATTTGCCTGCAGATGTATGGTCATGCACTACGGCTGCATTCGGTTATCAACGTTCTATCACGCGGCTGGCAACGCGCCGATAGACGCGTAACCGCAATATGGATCATGCCGGGAGTTTCTTTTTTACTGCGTGGATTGCTTACTGTTTGGGCGCGCTGGCAGAATCTTAAAATTCTGTTTATCGAAGAAACTGTAGCGCACGATCCTGTTCGTAATTCAGAATAG
- a CDS encoding N-acetylneuraminate synthase family protein: MKVPKVIAEIGCNHKGDMEIAKEMIGIAATFAKCDFVKFQKRSNKELLTPEEYNAPHPNTQNSYGDTYGAHREFLEFDVDQHRQLQQYCKEFGIGYSTSVWDLTSAKEIAGLNPVFIKIPSACNLNFPMLEFLARDYHGDIHISVGMTTYEEQEQIVQLMEKCHAAERVVLYACTSGYPVPFDQVCLLELQTLNKRFGSRIKEIGFSGHHLGIAVDIAAVTLGASWIERHFTLDRTWKGTDHAASLEPDGLRRLVRDVRAVSQALTFKDAPILDIEAPQRAKLKRLQGVHFN, encoded by the coding sequence ATGAAAGTGCCTAAGGTAATTGCCGAAATTGGTTGTAATCATAAAGGTGACATGGAAATCGCTAAGGAAATGATCGGAATTGCAGCCACATTTGCAAAATGTGATTTTGTGAAGTTCCAGAAGCGTTCCAATAAGGAATTGCTAACGCCGGAAGAATATAATGCGCCGCATCCGAATACACAAAATAGCTACGGCGATACCTACGGTGCACACCGGGAATTTCTCGAATTCGACGTCGATCAGCACCGCCAATTGCAGCAATACTGCAAGGAGTTCGGCATCGGTTACTCAACGTCGGTGTGGGATCTCACTTCGGCCAAGGAAATTGCCGGCCTCAATCCGGTATTCATCAAGATACCGTCCGCGTGTAATCTCAATTTCCCCATGCTGGAATTTCTCGCCCGGGATTATCACGGCGACATTCACATTTCCGTCGGTATGACCACGTACGAGGAACAAGAGCAAATTGTGCAGTTAATGGAAAAATGCCATGCGGCTGAACGCGTTGTTTTATATGCCTGCACCTCCGGCTATCCCGTTCCATTTGATCAAGTCTGTTTGCTTGAACTGCAAACGCTGAATAAGCGGTTTGGCTCGCGTATCAAGGAAATCGGGTTTTCCGGTCATCATTTGGGTATTGCTGTGGACATCGCGGCTGTGACGCTGGGCGCATCCTGGATTGAACGCCATTTCACTCTCGATCGTACTTGGAAAGGAACCGATCATGCGGCGTCGCTGGAACCGGATGGCCTGCGCCGCTTGGTGCGGGATGTACGGGCTGTTTCTCAGGCATTGACATTTAAAGATGCTCCCATACTGGACATCGAAGCGCCGCAGCGCGCCAAGCTGAAACGGTTGCAGGGAGTACACTTCAACTGA
- a CDS encoding tyrosine-type recombinase/integrase, with product MAIKEALTDLACKNATAEGSKIRKLHDGQGLYLWVYEDGRKYWRLRYKIHDKEKSLSLGVYPVVGLKQARQLAQVERVKLSGNIDPSIDRQINKQKAKEAAANSFEAVAREWSTKQTHTWAKSHAKDVLRRLESNAFPYIGMYPISTIEAPQLLNMIRIIEQRGSYDLAHRVLGVCGQVFRYGVSTSRCNRDPSGDLRGALTPHKKKNQAAVKPEELPELLRAIANYERIGDRQTQLALRLLALTFVRTNELIGALWEEIDLSNALWIVPATRMKMKNEHVVPLTHQALNILTELKTIAGDSRYLLPGRNPNKPISNNTLLFALYRLGYKGKMTGHGFRAVASTALNESGLFNPDAIERQLAHGERNEIRGAYNRAEYLPERKRMMIWWSNHIEALEKGAEVIPLFSKSV from the coding sequence ATGGCTATAAAAGAGGCGCTGACTGACTTGGCTTGCAAGAATGCAACCGCCGAAGGTAGCAAGATACGCAAGCTGCACGATGGCCAAGGGCTTTATCTTTGGGTTTATGAAGACGGCCGCAAGTATTGGCGGCTGCGCTATAAGATTCATGACAAGGAAAAATCTTTATCCCTTGGCGTTTATCCTGTTGTGGGGTTAAAGCAAGCAAGGCAGCTTGCACAAGTTGAGCGTGTCAAGCTGTCCGGCAATATCGATCCGTCCATTGATCGCCAGATCAATAAACAGAAAGCCAAGGAAGCCGCCGCCAATAGCTTTGAAGCCGTAGCCCGTGAATGGTCTACCAAGCAAACGCACACCTGGGCAAAAAGCCATGCAAAAGATGTACTGAGACGACTTGAAAGCAATGCGTTTCCCTATATCGGAATGTACCCTATCAGCACGATCGAAGCCCCGCAATTGCTCAATATGATCCGCATCATTGAACAGCGTGGTTCTTATGATCTGGCGCATAGAGTGCTGGGAGTATGCGGGCAAGTATTCCGCTATGGGGTATCGACAAGCCGCTGCAATCGCGATCCTTCCGGCGATCTTCGCGGCGCACTCACGCCGCACAAAAAGAAAAACCAAGCAGCGGTTAAACCGGAAGAATTGCCGGAACTGCTGCGAGCAATTGCTAACTATGAACGCATAGGTGACCGGCAAACGCAGCTTGCCTTGCGATTGCTGGCTTTAACCTTCGTTCGTACTAATGAACTGATAGGCGCGCTATGGGAAGAAATCGACCTGAGCAACGCGCTATGGATTGTGCCAGCTACACGCATGAAAATGAAAAATGAACACGTTGTACCCCTTACCCATCAAGCATTGAACATACTGACTGAATTGAAAACCATTGCCGGGGATAGCCGCTACCTGCTGCCTGGAAGAAACCCTAACAAGCCGATAAGCAACAATACTTTGCTCTTTGCCCTGTACCGTCTTGGCTATAAAGGCAAGATGACAGGGCACGGCTTCCGGGCTGTTGCTTCCACTGCATTGAATGAATCCGGCCTATTCAATCCCGATGCTATTGAGCGGCAATTGGCACACGGCGAAAGGAATGAGATCAGAGGCGCATACAACCGGGCGGAATACTTACCGGAAAGGAAGAGGATGATGATATGGTGGAGTAACCATATCGAAGCATTGGAAAAGGGAGCGGAAGTTATTCCGTTATTCAGCAAATCGGTTTAA
- a CDS encoding glycosyltransferase family 39 protein: protein MIKFSIVIPTLNEADNIDPLLTSLSTLNLPAGSFEVIFVDDGSRDGTPEKVRGWEKKADVRLIERTQKPDLIASILAGAAAARSDVIVVMDADLSHPPERLGAIAEPVLNGGYDIAIGSRYIPGGSTEGWPLYRQWLSRAGGWLARPLCDVNDATSGFFAFRRELASTISEQAHGYKILLELLMAGQGKLKVVEVPICFRDRTRGTSKLSFHHQWAYLQRLMALAGGAVATGGTNRFVTAGLLSILIDIAIYQLMMSSGAGLALAHIVSFLVAAAVYAFNLRDLFRLQPAGQLHWRLIGRLAALGGIALFTRGGLLALLVYDWHAPPLLAIFPAIAVTSIIVYLGSVFYLPSPTQNQPAPDVHWRVASIGVVAFIVVLRLIYLGQTELIPDEAYYWNYAQHMELSFYDHPPMVAWLIWLGTALAGHSEFGVRIGAFLCGLITMGFLYALAQNLYDKSTAMRTALLLAILPFTFATGFLMTTDAPVMAAWAATLYYMERALVANRSSAWLGMGIAFGLGILSKYTLGLLGAAALLFTLIDPVARRWLIRPHPYLAALLALLLFSPVIIWNLDHHWTSIAFQSSRIRGVGDDLFSPHLLFVDLLVLLSPVGLAAALLALLPGNQPNGSEIARRRTLFVCIFTGIPLVIFFALSIFDSLRFHWTAPLWLAIVPTMAWMMGQNLSPRSITDRIQAAWKPTIAILLVVYALTLHYVVLGIPGIPYPSFMTRYYWRETTGEIEKIVENVQRETGQKPLVVGMSKWSVASAMFFYNRHGEAMDIRSRNMFGDSGAMYQLWHPAEPPTTRPIILVGMEQKHLEQDRAGNDITRFLDQPGPVQSLMITREDKPLRIVYYRIAKGYLGL, encoded by the coding sequence TTGATAAAATTTTCCATAGTCATTCCGACGCTCAACGAAGCTGACAACATCGATCCCTTACTAACTTCGCTATCGACGCTGAATCTGCCAGCGGGCAGCTTTGAGGTCATTTTCGTCGACGACGGTTCACGCGACGGCACGCCTGAGAAAGTTCGCGGTTGGGAGAAAAAAGCGGATGTAAGACTGATCGAGCGCACGCAAAAACCCGATTTGATCGCATCGATTCTGGCTGGCGCAGCAGCGGCGCGAAGCGACGTCATTGTCGTCATGGATGCCGATCTGAGTCACCCGCCGGAACGGCTTGGTGCGATTGCTGAACCGGTATTAAACGGCGGTTACGACATCGCCATCGGCAGCCGGTACATTCCCGGCGGCAGCACCGAAGGCTGGCCGCTGTACCGGCAATGGCTATCGCGCGCCGGCGGCTGGTTGGCACGCCCATTGTGCGATGTCAACGATGCAACCTCCGGTTTTTTTGCTTTCCGCCGCGAACTGGCATCGACTATTTCCGAGCAAGCGCATGGCTATAAGATTCTGCTCGAATTGCTGATGGCCGGGCAAGGCAAGCTGAAAGTCGTGGAGGTACCCATCTGTTTTCGTGACCGGACACGCGGTACTTCGAAATTGTCATTTCACCATCAATGGGCTTACTTGCAACGACTCATGGCACTTGCGGGCGGCGCGGTTGCAACTGGCGGTACTAACCGTTTTGTAACAGCCGGCCTGTTGAGCATACTCATCGATATTGCAATCTATCAGCTGATGATGAGTAGCGGTGCGGGATTGGCTTTGGCGCATATCGTGAGTTTTCTCGTTGCTGCGGCAGTGTACGCATTCAATTTGCGCGATTTATTCCGGCTGCAACCGGCGGGCCAATTGCACTGGCGCCTGATTGGCCGTCTTGCGGCACTCGGCGGTATTGCGCTGTTCACGCGCGGCGGCTTATTGGCTTTGCTGGTTTATGATTGGCACGCACCACCGCTTTTGGCTATTTTCCCAGCCATTGCAGTTACATCCATCATTGTTTATCTGGGATCCGTTTTTTACTTACCGTCCCCAACACAGAATCAACCCGCTCCGGATGTACACTGGCGCGTCGCTTCAATTGGAGTCGTCGCATTCATCGTAGTGCTGCGCCTGATTTATCTCGGGCAAACGGAACTGATTCCGGATGAAGCGTATTACTGGAATTATGCTCAACACATGGAATTAAGTTTTTATGATCATCCGCCCATGGTGGCATGGCTGATCTGGCTCGGCACCGCACTCGCCGGTCATAGTGAATTTGGCGTTAGGATTGGTGCATTTCTTTGCGGCTTGATCACGATGGGCTTTCTGTATGCTTTGGCACAGAATCTGTACGACAAATCGACTGCCATGCGTACCGCACTGCTGTTGGCTATTCTGCCATTCACCTTTGCCACCGGCTTCCTCATGACAACCGATGCTCCGGTAATGGCCGCCTGGGCCGCCACACTGTATTACATGGAACGCGCTTTGGTGGCAAACCGCAGCTCAGCGTGGCTGGGTATGGGAATCGCATTTGGTCTCGGCATTTTATCCAAATATACGCTGGGATTGCTGGGCGCAGCCGCCCTGTTATTCACGCTCATCGATCCGGTTGCGCGCCGCTGGTTGATCCGTCCGCATCCGTACCTTGCGGCGCTGCTGGCGCTGCTGCTGTTTTCCCCCGTTATTATTTGGAACTTGGATCACCATTGGACTTCGATCGCATTTCAGTCATCGCGAATCCGCGGTGTCGGTGACGACCTGTTCTCACCCCATCTACTGTTCGTCGATCTGTTGGTATTGTTATCGCCAGTAGGTTTGGCAGCGGCATTACTGGCTTTATTGCCCGGGAATCAGCCGAACGGCAGCGAAATTGCGCGCAGACGCACTTTGTTTGTTTGCATCTTCACCGGCATACCCTTGGTAATATTTTTTGCCCTGAGTATATTCGATTCATTACGCTTTCATTGGACCGCCCCGCTATGGCTAGCCATTGTGCCGACCATGGCATGGATGATGGGGCAAAATCTTAGTCCGCGCAGCATTACAGACCGCATTCAAGCCGCCTGGAAGCCGACTATCGCTATTTTGCTTGTGGTGTATGCCTTAACCCTACACTACGTAGTACTCGGAATTCCGGGAATCCCCTATCCGTCATTCATGACTCGATACTATTGGCGTGAAACCACCGGTGAGATCGAAAAGATTGTCGAAAATGTGCAACGGGAAACCGGACAAAAACCGCTTGTTGTCGGCATGAGCAAATGGTCGGTCGCCAGCGCGATGTTTTTTTACAATCGGCACGGAGAAGCGATGGATATCCGCTCGCGCAATATGTTTGGCGACAGCGGCGCCATGTACCAATTATGGCACCCCGCGGAACCGCCCACCACCCGGCCGATAATCCTGGTTGGCATGGAGCAAAAGCATCTGGAACAAGATCGTGCCGGCAACGACATCACCAGATTCCTCGATCAGCCCGGTCCGGTGCAAAGCCTGATGATCACACGCGAAGATAAACCACTGCGGATCGTTTATTACAGAATCGCAAAAGGATATTTGGGGCTTTAA
- a CDS encoding CDP-archaeol synthase: MTVEFIQLLLLIIIANGAPVLARIIFGNNLDLPVDCGVVLPDGNPLFGSAKTWRGIVAALLMTSVTAVLLNYPLIIGFLIASYAVAGDLSSSFIKRRLSMMPSSKAPILDQVPESLLPAFMLMRTFALELPSILLLSFVFLIIDIVMTYMLYHWRVLKKSG; this comes from the coding sequence ATGACCGTCGAATTTATACAATTATTGTTGCTCATTATAATTGCAAACGGCGCACCGGTATTGGCGCGGATAATTTTCGGCAATAATTTGGATTTACCGGTGGATTGTGGCGTCGTATTACCTGATGGCAATCCTTTATTCGGTTCTGCTAAAACATGGCGGGGGATAGTTGCCGCACTGTTGATGACGTCAGTAACTGCTGTATTACTGAATTACCCTTTGATAATCGGATTTTTAATAGCAAGCTACGCTGTAGCCGGTGACTTATCATCCAGTTTTATTAAGCGCCGTTTGTCGATGATGCCGAGCAGCAAAGCGCCGATACTTGATCAAGTACCCGAATCGCTATTGCCTGCATTCATGCTGATGCGCACTTTTGCTTTAGAGTTACCGTCAATACTTTTGTTATCTTTTGTTTTCCTAATTATTGATATCGTGATGACCTATATGCTTTATCACTGGAGAGTGCTTAAGAAATCGGGTTAG
- a CDS encoding phosphatidylserine/phosphatidylglycerophosphate/cardiolipin synthase family protein, translating to MEMKSAAEVYFGGPDQPVGYLRNVLEAYIAAVPVGGSIDWVTYYFRDLKLAEALIHARKRGVKVTVSLAGKPRTADANDAVIAMLSGPEGLGDDLRIVTFPGLPAPPGRTWAPQLHEKLYCFSHPKPIAFIGSFNPSGNHAEDRLDIIREIGDQDKGYNTLIGLVDPVLVSQLVKYARNLHKTPPGLFYRFSADANEAIQSTDTTIHFWPRMRSHPVMQFLSKVSDNAHVRIFASHIRSEIAVNFMIGLASRGVALEIFAEATHRRVTAKVEQRLLAAGIRFKRSRNAEDLPMHLKLVLIEDRGQVWSIFGSFNWTNPSFWLNHEIAAISSDPALFRVFSERCDWIEKRDFVMPVQIDLVTA from the coding sequence ATGGAAATGAAATCAGCGGCAGAAGTGTATTTCGGCGGCCCGGATCAGCCAGTCGGTTATTTGCGTAATGTGCTGGAAGCCTATATTGCCGCTGTTCCAGTGGGCGGATCTATCGACTGGGTTACTTATTATTTTCGTGATCTGAAACTCGCGGAAGCGCTTATTCATGCACGTAAACGCGGCGTTAAGGTTACCGTAAGTCTGGCCGGCAAACCGCGTACCGCCGATGCCAACGATGCTGTGATTGCAATGCTGTCCGGACCGGAAGGTTTGGGTGATGACTTGCGCATCGTCACGTTTCCGGGATTGCCTGCGCCGCCGGGGAGAACATGGGCACCGCAACTGCACGAAAAACTCTACTGCTTTTCGCATCCCAAACCCATTGCCTTTATCGGTTCGTTTAATCCTTCCGGAAATCATGCGGAAGATAGACTCGACATCATTCGCGAGATCGGTGATCAAGATAAGGGTTACAATACTCTGATAGGGCTTGTCGATCCGGTGCTGGTGTCGCAACTGGTAAAATATGCGCGCAACTTGCATAAAACGCCACCTGGATTATTTTATCGTTTTTCTGCCGATGCCAACGAAGCGATTCAGAGTACTGATACGACCATTCATTTCTGGCCGCGCATGCGCTCTCACCCGGTGATGCAGTTTTTGAGTAAAGTGAGCGATAATGCGCATGTGCGTATTTTTGCTTCACATATCAGGAGTGAAATTGCGGTTAATTTCATGATTGGATTGGCGAGTCGCGGTGTAGCGTTGGAGATATTCGCGGAGGCGACGCACCGGCGCGTTACGGCAAAGGTGGAACAGCGTTTGCTAGCCGCCGGAATCCGCTTCAAGCGCAGCAGAAATGCGGAAGATTTGCCGATGCATCTCAAATTGGTGCTGATCGAGGATCGCGGTCAAGTATGGTCCATTTTCGGCAGTTTTAATTGGACCAATCCGTCCTTCTGGCTGAACCACGAGATTGCGGCTATTTCAAGCGATCCGGCGCTATTCCGGGTGTTTTCGGAACGCTGTGACTGGATAGAAAAAAGGGATTTCGTAATGCCGGTACAAATAGATTTGGTAACTGCTTGA
- a CDS encoding Kdo hydroxylase family protein: protein MTNERHVSKCDETEIFKMLTIEPGMDMSSPEVQRAAIQTLEGGGLIYLPQGGFELSDRERELISNTTNILTQVPDVENGKPTIIFDPENGHIKKYHYAQIHGKMVRAQIKDTARSDLEAIMARYGQWTESVITQLFPSYRQGLDRKRVTYRPFARNSTQALHIDSSYGYPTQGRSMLRVFTNINPVDRLRIWQLGEPFEPFVQRFLPDVHVSGPSWFAALLARLGIVDGVKTKYDQYIAALRALGMRDKEYQASAPRKLMEFPAGSSWIAITDLVLHGAISGQHSLDQTFYLPVEAMNDPSRSPLRILERLTGEVLA, encoded by the coding sequence ATGACAAATGAGCGACATGTTTCCAAATGCGATGAAACTGAAATCTTCAAAATGCTCACGATCGAGCCTGGAATGGATATGTCATCCCCTGAAGTGCAGCGCGCAGCCATTCAAACCCTGGAAGGGGGAGGGCTCATTTATCTGCCCCAAGGAGGATTCGAACTCTCCGACCGGGAACGTGAATTAATATCGAATACGACTAATATCCTGACTCAAGTACCTGATGTTGAAAATGGTAAACCTACCATCATTTTCGATCCGGAAAACGGGCATATTAAGAAGTATCACTATGCGCAGATACACGGCAAGATGGTGCGAGCACAGATCAAAGACACGGCACGTTCTGATCTCGAAGCCATTATGGCGCGTTATGGACAGTGGACCGAAAGTGTCATCACCCAATTATTCCCAAGTTACCGCCAGGGATTGGACCGAAAGCGGGTAACTTACCGGCCTTTTGCGCGCAACAGTACCCAAGCTCTCCACATTGATTCAAGCTACGGGTACCCCACACAAGGACGGAGTATGCTGCGTGTTTTCACCAACATCAATCCAGTGGATCGATTGCGCATCTGGCAGCTCGGTGAGCCATTCGAGCCTTTTGTGCAACGCTTTTTACCCGATGTGCATGTGAGCGGACCATCGTGGTTTGCTGCTCTGCTGGCCCGTTTGGGTATCGTTGATGGTGTAAAAACTAAATATGATCAATACATCGCAGCACTGCGCGCACTTGGTATGCGTGATAAGGAATACCAAGCTTCGGCTCCACGCAAACTGATGGAATTTCCCGCAGGATCGAGTTGGATCGCGATTACCGATTTAGTGTTGCATGGGGCGATATCGGGGCAACACAGCCTCGATCAGACATTTTATTTACCGGTCGAGGCGATGAACGATCCGTCGCGTTCACCGTTGCGTATCTTGGAGAGATTGACCGGTGAAGTGCTGGCATGA